From a region of the Tenggerimyces flavus genome:
- a CDS encoding CNNM domain-containing protein, with translation MAQEFGYITVDRSRLKAAAATGDAGAVRALGITGRTSFMLFGAQLGITVTGLLVGYVAEPLIGAGLGELLGGVGIPQASSVAIGTIVALLFATVVQMVLGELFPKNLAIARPEPVARALAGSTAPEGGWAG, from the coding sequence GTGGCCCAGGAGTTCGGCTACATCACGGTGGACCGGTCCCGGTTGAAGGCGGCCGCGGCCACAGGTGACGCCGGCGCGGTCCGTGCACTGGGCATCACTGGCCGGACCTCGTTCATGTTGTTCGGTGCCCAGCTCGGGATCACGGTTACGGGGCTGCTGGTCGGCTATGTGGCTGAACCGTTGATCGGCGCCGGTCTCGGCGAGTTGCTCGGCGGGGTCGGCATCCCGCAGGCGTCCAGTGTGGCCATTGGCACGATCGTGGCGTTGCTGTTCGCCACCGTGGTGCAGATGGTGCTCGGGGAGCTATTCCCGAAGAACCTGGCCATCGCCCGCCCGGAGCCGGTCGCCCGCGCGCTGGCCGGGTCCACTGCCCCTGAAGGGGGTTGGGCTGGCTGA
- a CDS encoding CsbD family protein, whose translation MSGSDKFDHKKDQVVGQAKETLGRATDDEDLEAEGRGEKAKSKIQQGGDKIGDATDKAKDAVKNALDRDNKK comes from the coding sequence ATGAGCGGCAGCGACAAGTTCGATCACAAGAAGGACCAAGTGGTGGGCCAAGCCAAGGAGACTCTCGGCAGGGCCACCGATGACGAAGACCTCGAGGCCGAGGGACGCGGTGAGAAGGCCAAGTCCAAGATCCAACAGGGCGGCGACAAAATCGGCGACGCCACCGACAAGGCCAAGGACGCGGTCAAGAACGCCCTCGACCGCGACAACAAGAAGTAG
- a CDS encoding ABC transporter permease, producing MIWLTWHQHRSEAIGLAALLTVLGVLALIAGLPMYAAYQGDGVAACHEAATETAACSQIVDSFRDTFGGLPMLAAGQLNLLPLIIGVLIGAPLLAREYEQGTWQLAWTQAVPRTRWIITKLALVLTAVASVAIALSAMLSWWLSPFVRSPFSVERFNYGVLVLPGYFLLAVAIGILAGAVIKRAIPAMVATLAVFLPIRILVEFWLRPRFMTPVTTVDPVPGSSALTHQLTSGKNWVLETFLVGPSGDRLTDSQEYHLLGGGQVDQATLAEHGLKEGVIYHPASRFWEFQLIESAIYGGLALVVLLLAVWRIRRW from the coding sequence ATGATCTGGCTCACCTGGCATCAGCATCGAAGCGAAGCAATCGGTCTCGCCGCCTTGTTGACGGTCCTCGGTGTCCTCGCGTTGATAGCCGGGCTTCCGATGTACGCCGCATACCAAGGCGATGGTGTGGCAGCGTGCCACGAAGCCGCGACCGAAACTGCGGCCTGTTCGCAGATCGTCGATTCCTTCCGCGACACGTTCGGAGGACTCCCGATGTTGGCCGCGGGCCAGCTGAATCTGCTGCCTCTGATCATCGGGGTTCTGATCGGCGCACCTCTGCTCGCCCGAGAATACGAGCAAGGAACCTGGCAGCTGGCGTGGACGCAGGCCGTGCCCCGTACCCGCTGGATCATCACCAAGCTCGCCCTCGTACTGACGGCCGTAGCCTCGGTCGCGATAGCGCTCAGCGCCATGCTGAGCTGGTGGTTGAGCCCTTTCGTCAGGTCGCCGTTCAGCGTGGAGAGGTTCAACTACGGGGTGCTGGTACTGCCGGGCTACTTCCTGCTGGCGGTCGCCATCGGCATCCTCGCGGGCGCGGTCATCAAGCGCGCCATTCCCGCGATGGTCGCGACCCTCGCCGTGTTCCTTCCCATCCGGATCCTGGTCGAGTTCTGGTTACGTCCCCGGTTCATGACACCCGTCACCACGGTCGACCCCGTGCCCGGCAGCAGTGCTCTTACCCACCAGCTAACGTCCGGCAAGAACTGGGTGCTCGAGACGTTCCTTGTCGGCCCCTCAGGCGACCGGCTCACCGATTCGCAGGAATACCACCTCCTCGGTGGTGGCCAAGTCGACCAGGCGACCCTCGCCGAGCACGGACTCAAAGAGGGGGTCATCTACCATCCGGCCTCCCGCTTCTGGGAATTCCAGCTCATCGAGAGCGCGATCTACGGCGGACTGGCGCTCGTCGTCCTGCTCCTCGCGGTGTGGCGCATCCGCCGGTGGTGA
- a CDS encoding ABC transporter ATP-binding protein, which produces MSGNVLETSGLGKRYGSKWALRDCDLAVPAGRVIALVGPNGAGKTTLLRLTTGLLRPTEGTVTVFGSPARTDSPESLAQIGFVAQDHPLYRRFRVRDLLRMGRALNLHWDQDLAEQRLASLDIPLGQRTGSLSGGQNAQVALTIALAKRPKLLVLDEPVADLDPLARRTFLQTLMAAVADDDLTVLLSSHILAELERVCDYLIVLTGGHIQIAGEIDDLLSAHRQLTGPADGPMEGAPGVIHVRRGDRHADAIVRTDGGPVMAGWESRPIGLEELVLAYLHRATPTSNTHSRQETLT; this is translated from the coding sequence ATGAGCGGCAATGTGCTCGAGACATCGGGCCTGGGCAAACGGTACGGATCGAAGTGGGCTCTTCGCGACTGCGATCTCGCTGTGCCTGCCGGCCGGGTCATCGCTCTGGTCGGACCGAACGGCGCGGGCAAGACAACTCTCCTGCGGCTGACTACCGGGCTGCTGCGGCCAACCGAAGGAACCGTGACAGTTTTCGGATCACCCGCAAGGACCGATTCTCCGGAGTCCCTCGCCCAGATCGGCTTTGTCGCCCAGGACCATCCGCTCTATAGACGGTTTCGGGTACGTGACCTACTGCGGATGGGAAGGGCCCTCAACCTCCACTGGGATCAGGACCTCGCCGAACAGCGGCTCGCAAGCCTCGACATTCCACTCGGTCAACGCACTGGGTCACTTTCCGGCGGACAGAACGCCCAGGTCGCGCTGACCATAGCGCTAGCGAAGCGACCGAAGCTGCTGGTCCTCGATGAACCGGTCGCCGATCTCGATCCCCTTGCACGACGCACGTTCCTCCAGACCCTTATGGCAGCCGTCGCCGACGACGACCTCACGGTTCTGCTCTCATCGCACATCCTCGCCGAGTTGGAACGCGTCTGTGACTACCTCATCGTGCTCACTGGCGGTCACATCCAGATCGCGGGCGAGATCGACGACCTGTTGTCCGCGCATCGGCAACTGACCGGACCTGCAGACGGACCCATGGAGGGAGCACCGGGTGTGATCCACGTGAGGCGGGGCGATCGGCACGCCGACGCCATCGTGCGTACCGACGGAGGTCCGGTCATGGCCGGCTGGGAATCCCGACCTATCGGCCTGGAAGAACTCGTCCTGGCCTACCTCCACCGGGCCACTCCCACCTCGAACACCCACTCACGGCAGGAGACATTGACATGA
- a CDS encoding GntR family transcriptional regulator, with amino-acid sequence MEALMFAFRLDSRSGVPPYLQLVHQVRQALLLGYLQQGDQLPLIREAVEQLAINPNTVSKAYRQLEQDGLVGSRPGVGTFVTGAPAVTVAPATYTTLRRALEKWLRGAYAAGLDEEAITALFAVANRELVQEGVA; translated from the coding sequence ATGGAGGCGCTGATGTTCGCGTTCCGTCTAGACAGCCGCTCCGGGGTGCCGCCGTACCTGCAGCTCGTTCACCAGGTCAGACAGGCGCTGCTCCTGGGCTATCTGCAGCAGGGTGATCAGCTGCCGTTGATTCGCGAGGCGGTCGAGCAGCTCGCCATCAATCCGAACACCGTCTCCAAGGCGTACCGGCAACTGGAGCAGGACGGCCTGGTCGGCTCTCGGCCGGGCGTCGGCACCTTCGTGACCGGTGCGCCGGCGGTGACCGTGGCGCCCGCGACGTACACCACGCTGCGTCGGGCACTGGAGAAGTGGCTGCGCGGGGCGTACGCGGCGGGGTTGGACGAGGAGGCGATCACCGCTCTTTTTGCGGTCGCCAACCGCGAGCTGGTTCAGGAGGGCGTGGCATGA
- a CDS encoding CBS domain-containing protein: protein MARGTLLGVVHVRDIRNHLALIDHNQQLLGILTLQDLVNQLLPAAATSAGTYN, encoded by the coding sequence ATGGCGCGTGGGACGTTGCTCGGCGTCGTCCACGTCCGCGACATCCGCAACCACCTCGCACTCATCGACCACAACCAACAGCTTCTGGGGATCCTCACCCTGCAAGACCTTGTCAACCAGCTCCTGCCCGCGGCAGCGACATCAGCCGGCACGTACAACTGA